The genomic window AAGAAACAGCTATTTCTCACGATGAGTTTTTAGAAGAGCTTAAAAAATAATTTATTTATACAATAAATATTTGAAAACCACCGTTGAAGCGGTGGTTTTTTTATTGGTGACGTTCAGCTCTTGTTCACTTAATATCCATATATTTACAATCTAAACTTAATTTATGAAAAAGATCATCATTCCGTTTTTTTGCGCTATACTCTTCTCTACCTCCGTAGCGGCACAAACTACTACTACGGCAACCGCTAAGACGGAAGCTGTAAAATCGAAACTTACACCGAAAGAAGTGATAGACAACTACCTGAAAGCATTGGGTGGAAAAGATAAATTGGAAGCTGTCCGTACCGTAATAGTTGAAAATACGATTACCGGCAGTGCCGTACCGGGCGAAATCAAAATGACAGCAAAGAAAATGGGTAATAAATTCAAATCTGAACAGTCTTTTATGGGCCAGGTCGCTGCTTCCCAGCTTTTTGACGGTGAGAAAGGCTACTTTCAGCAAATGGGTCAAAAAACCGAAATTTCTGCGGATAGACTTGCGGAACTGAAAAAAGGAAAGGCCATCGATGCATTGGCTTATGATGCGGCGAACTATTCAACAGTAACCGTTGAAAAGCTGGACGGTAAAGATTATAACGTTCTGAGTTCTGACAAAGGTAAATTTTACTTTGATACTGCTACAGGCTTATTATATAAATCAATATCGAAAGAAGGAAATGCGATTATAAAAAGTTATATGACTGTAGACGGGATTAAGTTCCCAGAAGAAATCAACGCAGAAGGAAACGGACAGCAAGTTACTATTAAAACAACGAAAGTAATTCTTAATTCAGGAGTTTCTGATGCTGATTTTAAATAAAAAAATATAGATTTAACATAATATAACCGGGTTTATCCCGGTTTTTTTATTGAGTTTATTATATTAACTTAATTTTAACTAAATATTTATATTTTGTTTTTGGAAATCATCTATTTTTGTCGAGATAAAAACACACAAAATAATACAAATGATGAAAAAAAATAATTACCGAATGAAAAAGTCCAATTTCTTTTGGTTTCATTGATACCTATTTAATCAGTCTGTTTATTTTAATGATAATTTATAAAATATTAACTGATAATAACATGTCTTTTATTTCATTATTAAGTGAATAATTTATACTTTTGAACAAAATTAATAATCAAAAAACAAGCTATGAAAAAAATGTTTTCGTCATTTGCCGTGGTCTTCCTGATGTCTGCAAATGTTTTTGCTCAGAATATTCCTACGGATGCTTCTGTACGAACCGGTACGCTTTCCAATGGAATGAAGTATTATATCAAAAAAAACACATTACCCGAAAAGAAGGTGGATTTTCGTCTGGCTATCAATGCCGGATCCATCCTCGAAGATGAAAACCAGCGCGGGCTGGCTCACTTCATGGAACACATGAATTTCAACGGTACCAAGAATTTTCCCGACAACAAATTGGTGGATTTCTTACAGTCGATCGGTGTAAAATTCGGACAGCACTTAAATGCATATACCAGTTTCGACGAAACGGTTTATATGCTTCCTGTGCCGCTGGATAAGCCTGGTAATCTGGATGCCGGACTTAAAGTAATGGAGGACTGGGCTTTTAATGCTACCCTTTCAGACGAACAGATCAATAAGGAAAGAGGAGTCGTACTGGAAGAACTCAGGCTCGGTCTGGGAGCGGATAAAAGAATGTCAGATAAATACCTTCCGAAATTGTTGTATAATTCTCAGTATGCCAACCGGCTGCCGATCGGTAAAAAAGAAGTGCTGGAAAACTTCAGCCCTGATGTGATCAGACAGTTCCACAAAGATTGGTACAGACCGGATCTTATGGCCATCGTTGTAGTAGGGGACATCAATGTGGACGAAGTAGAAAAGAAAATCAAAGACAATTTCGGCAAATACAAAAATCCTGCAACGCCGAAGGAAAGAAAAGTATTCGATCTTCCGAACCATAAGGAAACATTGGTAGCTATTGAAACGGATCCCGATGCGACGAGATCGATGGTACAGTTTATTATGAAAGATGCTGATGCCTATCAGCCGGACGTTACCGTGGAGCAGTATAACCAAAGCCTTATAGAGCAGATTACCTCTACGATGCTGAACAATAGGCTGGGTGAACTTGTCAACTCCAACAATCCTCCCTTTACTTACGGATCGGTTTACCACGGCGGAACCTATGCCAGAAGCAAAGAAGCATTCCAAGGATTTGCGATGGTAAAAGACGGAAACCAGCTGAGTGCCCTGAAGGTCCTTTTAGAGGAAGTGGAAAGAGCAAAAAGATTCGGATTTACCCAAACGGAACTGGATCGCGCTAAAGCGCAGGTAATGTCCAATATCGAAAGAACCTATAACAACCGTGACAAAACGGAAAGCGATGAGCTGGTAGATGAATATGTAAGGAATTTCCTCGAACATGAGCCGATGCCGGGAATTGCCTGGGAATATGAAGATACCAAAAAATTTCTTCCTTCGGTAACCCTTGCGCAGACCAATGAAGTCATCAAAAAATTTGTAAAAGACGACAGCAGGGTAGTGGTAATCACCGGTCCTAAAAAAGACAATGTGCAGATGCCGACCGAAGCCATGGTCATGAATACTTTTGATGCGGTAAAAATCGCTGACCTAAAACCGTATCAGGAAAAAGCCACTATTAAAAACCTGGTGAAGCCCTTTAAATCGGAAGGTAAAATCGCTAAAACCGAGACGGATGCAAAATTAGGAACAACAACCTGGACCTTAGGCAACGGAGCAAAAGTGACCTTTAAGAAAACAGACTTCAAAGATGACGAAATTGTATTCTCAGCAAGAAGTATGGGTGGAAGTTCCCTAATCAATGATGTGGATTTCAATAAAACACAGTTTGCCTTCCCCGCATTGCCCGAAGCAGGGGTAAATGGCTTCACAAAAGCTGATCTTACCAATTACCTGGCAGGAAAGCAGGCAAATGTAAACGCAATGATAGGTCCATATTATGAAGGAATTTCAGGAAGAACGAACCAGAAAGATTTGGGAACGGCCATGGAGCTGATGTATGCTTACTTCACAGGATTGAACTACAATCAGGATGCTTTCAATGCTTATAAAACAAAACAGTCTGCGATGCTGGACAATCTGCTTTCAAACCCGCAATTTTATTTTTCCAGTGAGCATGCCAAATTCATGAATCAGAAGAACCCGAGGTTCATCGGTGTTATCCCGATGCAAAAAGACTGGGCCAATACGGATTATAAAAAAGCTTACGACATCTATAAGGAAAAATTTGCCAACGCCGGAAACTTCCATTTCTACTTTATCGGAAACATTGATGAAGCCAAACTTAAGAATGAAGTATTGCAATATATCGCAAGCCTTCCGTCCACTGGAAAAACCACTAATTTCAAGGATACCGGATACAGGCAGATGACCGGTGATTATACAAAGGTTTACAAAAAAGGAAAAGATCCTAAAAGCATGGTTACCATTTCCTACAGCGGAGAAGCACCTTATAATGAGAAAGAAGCTCTGGCTATGGAAGCATTAGGCGAAGTAGCCACCATTAAGGTAATTGAAAAGTTGAGAGAAGATGAGAGCGGGATCTATGGCGGAGGTGCCCGGGGAGGAATGTACAAAGTACCTTTCGGAAGCTATAATTTCAGCATCAATTTTCCTTGCGGACCGGAAAATGTGGATAAACTGACCAAAAGTGCGATTGCGGAACTTCAGAAATTAATTGATAAAGGCCCGGAACAGAAAGATCTGGATAAGTATAAAGAAGGAGAAATGAACGATTACAATACCCAGATCAAAGACAATATGTTCTGGATGAGCAATCTTACCAAAAACCAGTTCGACGGTACCGATAAGTACGAAATCCTAAACTATCAGGAAAAAGTGAAGGCACTTACGGTAAAAGACCTTCAGGACGTTGCCAAAAAATACCTTACCAAAGGCAGGATCGTTGCAACACTGATGCCGGAAGACGGCTGGGAAAATACCAAGAAACCGGAAACAAAAGCAGAAACTGCAGTAATAAAAACCGGCGCAGCGAATTAATTTAAATAATTGATATCCGATATAAATTCAAAGAAAAACCGTCCTGTAATTTTACGGGACGGTTTTGTTTTATATAATGCCGTCTGTATTAGAATCCGGGCAGCACTTAAATAATACTAGCAAATACTCTAAACGCTCCAACTCCAAACCCCTCAAACTCAACTAAGCTCCATACTCCTTCTTCCACTCCTCAGCTACTTCGCTTAAAGTATCGTAAAAATCTTCTCCGTATTTACGGATCAACGGGGTTTTCAGGAATTTGTAAACGGGAACCTGCAATTCTTTGCCCAGCGCACAGGCATCGCTGCAGATCTTCCATACATCATAATTCAATGCTTTAAAAGTGGAGTATTCCGTTACCCGGATCGGGTAGAGGTGGCAGGAAATCGGCTTTTGCCAGTCTACCGCGCCGTCTTCATACGCTTTTTCAATCCCGCATTTCGTAATTCCGTTTTCATCGAAAGTTACGTAGGCGCACTCCCGGTTTTCAACCATGGGGGTCACGTACATTCCGTCCATCGGATCGGTGGTCCAGGTTCCGATCTGTTCGATGGATCTGATGCCTTCCTGGGTAAGGTAAGGTTTGATTTTATCAAAAATGTTGTCTAAAATTTCCAGTTCACTTTTATCTAAAGGAGCACCTACATCTCCTTCCACACAACATGCCCCTTTACATTTCGAAAGGTTGCAAACAAACTCTTCGGAAAAAATATCCTCGGAGATCAATTTATCGTCTATCTGAATCATAATCTTTTAAAATAAGTTAAAATACGTTCCGGCTTTAAAACCGGATAAGCTGAAAATTATTAGCCACAGGCTCACTTCCTGCATCCAGTATTTCGGCAGGAACCTCAGCATCCGGCTAATGATAATCGTCGAGGGGAAAGCCAGAAGCAGTAAATATTCGTAACTTTTATTCATATAAAGAACAATCGTGATCAGCTGTGCTACGGAGAATACCAGGAGGAAGGTATATTTGTAGCGGCTTATCGGGCTCTTTTTGTTGTAATTTCTAAAGTGGTCGTAGATCGCGTAGATCAGCATCAGCATCACTGGGATCAGAGGGATCAGCTCTTTGTAGTCTTCAGCCGGTTTCAGCTTTCCGAAAGGGAAATAATCGATATTCCAGCTTGTGAAACCAAAGAAGAACATCACCGAGAAATAGCTGAATACAATTAGGATAATCCCCAGCAGGAAGCGGAAGATATTTAATCCGATCCTTTCCGAAGTGGCAATCACGTGAATGATCACAAAAACCGCCATAGGCCAGGTTGTCGGAAGGAAAATAAAATTGAGGGCAACGATCGAACCTACCAGCACGTATGATCTCTTTCTGATATCTTCGTTTGTGCTTGTGAGCAGCAGGAGAAGAAAAGAGTTGGTAAGCAGGGAAACGGCAATCCCGATGTCCAGATGTCCGGGATACAGACCGGAAATAAAGAAAGTATATAAAAACAGAGGCAGGTGGGTCTGGTAATTCAGGGCAATGCTGTGGAAACAGAAATATCCTAAAGCAATTCCCAGAAAAGTAATCCCGGCAATAATCGCCTCATAGGTGTTGAAATTCAATAAATTAAAAGTTATTACGATTAAAAGAAGAAACCCGATGTACACAGGAATTGAAAAAATATTGCTTTCTTTTGAAAGTAATTTAAACATTTTTTATAAATTTGTACAAAGTTAATTTAAAAAAGGAAAATAATGACGTCTTTCTTTCTATTCTTAAGCAAAGTTTTCAAATGGTCTTTCGGTTTCTTTGATGCTTTCGGTAATGTTCTGAACTGGATTCTGTTTATCGTTTGCTGCGTAATGTTCACGTACTGGTGCTACGTTTTAGTATCCACGTTAGGGAACAATAAAGATAAAGACTACTATTCTCCAACGGAAGGTAAGCATCCTTACTACGATCCGACGATCTACAAAAATGAAGGTTAATTAATTGGTTATATAGTAAAAAGCCGATCGGATTTTATATCTGATCGGCTTTTTTATTAACGATTAAAATTTAATTTTCACTTTTTTCATGGATTGGAAGTACCAACACCGGGATATCGGAATCCTTTGTAATGCCTTTTGTCAGGCTTCCCACAAAAACATCATAGATGCCGCTTCTTCCATGTGACCCCATCACAATAAAATCGGCCATCTTATCCTTAGCGTGTTCCAGAATAATATCTTTTGCCAAGCCCTGCTTCAGAATATGTTCGCAGTCTACGCCATGAGCCAGGATTTTCTGCTGAAGTTTGTTCAGCTGCACCAGCTCTTCACGGATTTCATTTTCTTCCACTTCCGGAAAGTACTGGAAGCCCATATCGCCGATGGCAAAACCGATATCGGAAGGCGCCACGTGAATAAGATAAATCCTGCCGTTGATCTGCTTAGCAAATCGTACGGCTCCTTCTAAAAGCTGATCGGTCTTTTCCCCAAAATCTACGGGTAATACTATATTTACCATGATCTTTAATTTTGTCTATTAAAGATAGGAAAATTATGCCAAACGACCCCACAAAATGCCTACAATATTCGGATGTCGAGCACTTTTTCGTTTTCAAGATACGCTTCCAGAATATCATTTTCCTCCACTTTACCTACCCCTTTCGGCGTTCCCGTGAAGATAAGATCTCCCACCCTCAGGGTAAAATACTGGGAAACAAACGCAATAATATCATCGATGGTAAACATCATGTCTTTCGTATTACCGTCCTGCACCTTCTCCTTATTCTTGAGTAATGAAAACGATAAAGCTTCGAGGCTGAAATTCTCTTTCTTAAAAAAGTTTCCTACCACGGCAGATCCGTCAAACCCTTTGGCCAGTTCCCACGGCAGCCCTTTCGATTTCAGGTCGCTCTGAAGATCCCTTGCCGTAAAATCGATTCCCAGACCGATTTCGTCATAATGCTTGTGAGCGGTTTCCTTCTGGATGTATTTTCCGCCTTTTGAAATTTTCACGACAACTTCCAGTTCGTAATGGACATCTTCCGAAAACTCGGGAATATAAAAATCGTTTCCTTTCAGCACTGCAGTGTCCGGCTTGATAAAGATCACGGGCCTTTCCGGGATCTCATTGCCCAGTTCTTTGGCATGTTCGCTGTAATTTCTTCCTATGCAGATGATTTTCATAATTTATTTAATATTAAATGTTGTATCGATGGATAATTTTTCGTTGCCCATATACCGGATATGTAAAAATTGGTGGTCTTGTTTGAATGTTATACTATCAAGATATTTTTTATCCGGAATAGAGAACAATTCTTCTTTCTCTTCAAATGGAAATTTTTTCCGTACAAAATAAATATCCTGGGCTTTCGTCATTCCGGACGAATGATATTCGCTTTCAATTCTGTAATTTTCCTTTTCTCTGATCACGGATGGGATATGATAAGCTTTTATTCCTAACAATCCGATAATGATTAAAATAAACTGGTGTATAACCGGGATATTAAAGACAAAAGAAAATAGATTGATGATCAGCAATCCCGGATTTCTGATGCCGAATTTCATGGCCAGCAACAGGCAGCTCAGAGAGAACCCGTATAAAAAATTCTGGGTCCAGACTCCGTAAAAATGTGCAATTCCTAGAAATTCAATCATATAAAAAGAATACAGGATAAGCCCTGAAATCAAAAATAGCCTGGCTGCTTTATAATGAGGCTGCTTAGGAATTCTTTTTATAAAAAAAGCAAAAATGCCCGTGACAAATACCAATAGTGAAAAGTTGAAAAGCTCGTTCATCGTCAGTGCGTAAACTCATTCCCGCAGTAATAGCATACAAACTTATGGCTCGTCAGGATTGAAATCCCGAAAAAGCTGGTGGCACTGTCGTCCCGGTAAAT from Chryseobacterium sp. SORGH_AS_0447 includes these protein-coding regions:
- a CDS encoding pitrilysin family protein, which translates into the protein MKKMFSSFAVVFLMSANVFAQNIPTDASVRTGTLSNGMKYYIKKNTLPEKKVDFRLAINAGSILEDENQRGLAHFMEHMNFNGTKNFPDNKLVDFLQSIGVKFGQHLNAYTSFDETVYMLPVPLDKPGNLDAGLKVMEDWAFNATLSDEQINKERGVVLEELRLGLGADKRMSDKYLPKLLYNSQYANRLPIGKKEVLENFSPDVIRQFHKDWYRPDLMAIVVVGDINVDEVEKKIKDNFGKYKNPATPKERKVFDLPNHKETLVAIETDPDATRSMVQFIMKDADAYQPDVTVEQYNQSLIEQITSTMLNNRLGELVNSNNPPFTYGSVYHGGTYARSKEAFQGFAMVKDGNQLSALKVLLEEVERAKRFGFTQTELDRAKAQVMSNIERTYNNRDKTESDELVDEYVRNFLEHEPMPGIAWEYEDTKKFLPSVTLAQTNEVIKKFVKDDSRVVVITGPKKDNVQMPTEAMVMNTFDAVKIADLKPYQEKATIKNLVKPFKSEGKIAKTETDAKLGTTTWTLGNGAKVTFKKTDFKDDEIVFSARSMGGSSLINDVDFNKTQFAFPALPEAGVNGFTKADLTNYLAGKQANVNAMIGPYYEGISGRTNQKDLGTAMELMYAYFTGLNYNQDAFNAYKTKQSAMLDNLLSNPQFYFSSEHAKFMNQKNPRFIGVIPMQKDWANTDYKKAYDIYKEKFANAGNFHFYFIGNIDEAKLKNEVLQYIASLPSTGKTTNFKDTGYRQMTGDYTKVYKKGKDPKSMVTISYSGEAPYNEKEALAMEALGEVATIKVIEKLREDESGIYGGGARGGMYKVPFGSYNFSINFPCGPENVDKLTKSAIAELQKLIDKGPEQKDLDKYKEGEMNDYNTQIKDNMFWMSNLTKNQFDGTDKYEILNYQEKVKALTVKDLQDVAKKYLTKGRIVATLMPEDGWENTKKPETKAETAVIKTGAAN
- a CDS encoding DUF3109 family protein; amino-acid sequence: MIQIDDKLISEDIFSEEFVCNLSKCKGACCVEGDVGAPLDKSELEILDNIFDKIKPYLTQEGIRSIEQIGTWTTDPMDGMYVTPMVENRECAYVTFDENGITKCGIEKAYEDGAVDWQKPISCHLYPIRVTEYSTFKALNYDVWKICSDACALGKELQVPVYKFLKTPLIRKYGEDFYDTLSEVAEEWKKEYGA
- a CDS encoding DUF6427 family protein: MFKLLSKESNIFSIPVYIGFLLLIVITFNLLNFNTYEAIIAGITFLGIALGYFCFHSIALNYQTHLPLFLYTFFISGLYPGHLDIGIAVSLLTNSFLLLLLTSTNEDIRKRSYVLVGSIVALNFIFLPTTWPMAVFVIIHVIATSERIGLNIFRFLLGIILIVFSYFSVMFFFGFTSWNIDYFPFGKLKPAEDYKELIPLIPVMLMLIYAIYDHFRNYNKKSPISRYKYTFLLVFSVAQLITIVLYMNKSYEYLLLLAFPSTIIISRMLRFLPKYWMQEVSLWLIIFSLSGFKAGTYFNLF
- a CDS encoding universal stress protein; its protein translation is MVNIVLPVDFGEKTDQLLEGAVRFAKQINGRIYLIHVAPSDIGFAIGDMGFQYFPEVEENEIREELVQLNKLQQKILAHGVDCEHILKQGLAKDIILEHAKDKMADFIVMGSHGRSGIYDVFVGSLTKGITKDSDIPVLVLPIHEKSEN
- a CDS encoding fumarylacetoacetate hydrolase family protein, with the translated sequence MKIICIGRNYSEHAKELGNEIPERPVIFIKPDTAVLKGNDFYIPEFSEDVHYELEVVVKISKGGKYIQKETAHKHYDEIGLGIDFTARDLQSDLKSKGLPWELAKGFDGSAVVGNFFKKENFSLEALSFSLLKNKEKVQDGNTKDMMFTIDDIIAFVSQYFTLRVGDLIFTGTPKGVGKVEENDILEAYLENEKVLDIRIL